The following coding sequences are from one Carassius auratus strain Wakin chromosome 15, ASM336829v1, whole genome shotgun sequence window:
- the LOC113115454 gene encoding LIM domain kinase 1 isoform X3, whose protein sequence is MSFQHRRRRCCECGASLSHWYYEKDGRLFCKKDYWAKFGELCHGCSEPISTGLIMVAGEQKYHPECFTCLSCRAFIGDGDTYALVERSKLYCGHCYHQTILTPVTLPNSPCSRIPHTVTLVSIPASTDGKRGFSVSVNQDSSPNGFSPEHTHTVRVSQVDTECISPDVKNSIHVGDRILEINGTPIQNVPLDEIDLLIQETSRLLQLTIEHDPHDHGPSEDQVDRPTPPSEGPSPITPITRPPSQDINNLRTRIITRSYSIDKSPCSSNTPSPVSLRKDIGRSESLRVVSSRTHRIFRASDLIHGEVLGAGCFGQAIKVTHRETGEVMVMKELIRFDEETQWTFLKEVKVMRCLDHPNVLKFIGVLYKDKRLNFITEYIRGGTLRDIIKNMDSGYPWKQRVSFAKDISSGMAYLHSMNIIHRDLNSHNCLVRENNSVVVADFGLSRLMVEDKNQDKLMSGQIPGVRKPDRRKRYTVVGNPYWMAPEMIHGKSYDEKVDIFSFGIMLCEIIGRVNADPDCLPRAMDFGLNVTEFLADHCPSDCPSAFFPMAVLCCDLDAEKRPAFVKLESWLENLKMHLEMGLHLVSELELIHQDFCQKHSSSKSSLHTLPE, encoded by the exons GTCGCCGGAGAACAGAAGTATCACCCAGAATGCTTCACCTGTCTGAGCTGCCGGGCGTTCATCGGTGATGGAGACACGTATGCTCTGGTGGAGCGATCCAAACTCTACTG TGGACACTGTTATCACCAGACGATCCTGACCCCGGTCACCCTGCCTAACTCGCCGTGCTCCAGGATTCCTCACACGGTCACTCTAGTGTCCATTCCAGCCTCCACTGATGGGAAACGAGGCTTTTCTGTGTCCGTCAATCAGGACTCCAGTCCCAACGGCTTCAGccccgaacacacacacactgtcagagtCTCCCA GGTGGACACAGAGTGCATCAGTCCAGACGTCAAGAACTCTATTCATGTTGGCGACCGGATCCTGGAGATCAATGGAACCCCAATCCAGAACGTTCCTCTGGACGAG attgaTCTGCTGATCCAAGAGACCAGTCGTCTGCTGCAGCTGACCATTGAACACGACCCTCATGATCACGGCCCCTCGGAGGACCAGGTGGACAGGCCAACACCCCCATCTGAGGGACCCAGTCCCATCACACCCATCACACGCCCCCCCAGCCAGGACATTAACAACCTGCGCACGCGGATCATCAC GCGCAGCTACAGTATTGATAAATCTCCGTGCTCCAGTAACACTCCGTCTCCAGTGTCTCTGAGGAAAGACATCGGCCGCTCCGAGTCGCTGCGCGTTGTGTCCAGCCGCACACACCGAATATTCAGAGCCTCGGACCTGATCCACGGAGAGGTCCTGGGTGCAGGCTGCTTCGGACAGGCCATAAAG gtgACTCACAGAGAGACAGGAGAGGTGATGGTGATGAAGGAACTCATTCGATTCGACGAGGAAACACAGTGGACCTTCCTCAAAGAG GTGAAGGTCATGAGATGTTTGGATCATCCGAACGTACTGAAGTTCATCGGTGTCCTCTACAAAGACAAGCGGCTCAACTTCATCACTGAGTACATCAGAGGAGGAACGCTGAGAGACATCATCAAgaatatg GACAGCGGTTATCCGTGGAAACAGAGAGTCAGTTTTGCTAAGGACATCTCCTCTGGGATG GCGTATCTGCACTCCATGAACATCATCCACCGAGACCTCAACTCACACAACTGCCTGGTCAgagag AATAACAGTGTTGTGGTGGCTGATTTCGGACTGTCCCGACTCATGGTGGAGGACAAGAATCAGGACAAGCTGATGTCAGGACAGATCCCGGGCGTGAGGAAACCTGACAGGAGAAAGAGATACACCGTGGTGGGAAACCCCTACTGGATGGCCCCCGAGATGATCCACG GGAAGAGCTACGATGAGAAGGTGGACATCTTCTCGTTTGGCATCATGCTGTGTGAG ATCATCGGCCGAGTCAACGCCGATCCCGACTGCTTGCCCCGCGCCATGGACTTCGGGCTGAACGTGACAGAGTTTTTGGCGGATCACTGCCCGTCTGACTGCCCGAGCGCTTTCTTCCCCATGGCCGTGCTCTGCTGCGATCTGGACGCTGAGAAACG GCCTGCGTTTGTGAAGCTGGAGTCGTGGCTGGAGAACCTGAAGATGCACCTGGAGATGGGTCTTCACCTGGTGTCCGAGCTGGAGCTCATTCATCAGGACTTCTGCCAGAAACACTCGAGCAGCAAGAGCAGCCTCCACACGCTCCCAGAGTGA
- the LOC113115454 gene encoding LIM domain kinase 1 isoform X4: MQRARCCECGASLSHWYYEKDGRLFCKKDYWAKFGELCHGCSEPISTGLIMVAGEQKYHPECFTCLSCRAFIGDGDTYALVERSKLYCGHCYHQTILTPVTLPNSPCSRIPHTVTLVSIPASTDGKRGFSVSVNQDSSPNGFSPEHTHTVRVSQVDTECISPDVKNSIHVGDRILEINGTPIQNVPLDEIDLLIQETSRLLQLTIEHDPHDHGPSEDQVDRPTPPSEGPSPITPITRPPSQDINNLRTRIITRSYSIDKSPCSSNTPSPVSLRKDIGRSESLRVVSSRTHRIFRASDLIHGEVLGAGCFGQAIKVTHRETGEVMVMKELIRFDEETQWTFLKEVKVMRCLDHPNVLKFIGVLYKDKRLNFITEYIRGGTLRDIIKNMDSGYPWKQRVSFAKDISSGMAYLHSMNIIHRDLNSHNCLVRENNSVVVADFGLSRLMVEDKNQDKLMSGQIPGVRKPDRRKRYTVVGNPYWMAPEMIHGKSYDEKVDIFSFGIMLCEIIGRVNADPDCLPRAMDFGLNVTEFLADHCPSDCPSAFFPMAVLCCDLDAEKRPAFVKLESWLENLKMHLEMGLHLVSELELIHQDFCQKHSSSKSSLHTLPE, translated from the exons GTCGCCGGAGAACAGAAGTATCACCCAGAATGCTTCACCTGTCTGAGCTGCCGGGCGTTCATCGGTGATGGAGACACGTATGCTCTGGTGGAGCGATCCAAACTCTACTG TGGACACTGTTATCACCAGACGATCCTGACCCCGGTCACCCTGCCTAACTCGCCGTGCTCCAGGATTCCTCACACGGTCACTCTAGTGTCCATTCCAGCCTCCACTGATGGGAAACGAGGCTTTTCTGTGTCCGTCAATCAGGACTCCAGTCCCAACGGCTTCAGccccgaacacacacacactgtcagagtCTCCCA GGTGGACACAGAGTGCATCAGTCCAGACGTCAAGAACTCTATTCATGTTGGCGACCGGATCCTGGAGATCAATGGAACCCCAATCCAGAACGTTCCTCTGGACGAG attgaTCTGCTGATCCAAGAGACCAGTCGTCTGCTGCAGCTGACCATTGAACACGACCCTCATGATCACGGCCCCTCGGAGGACCAGGTGGACAGGCCAACACCCCCATCTGAGGGACCCAGTCCCATCACACCCATCACACGCCCCCCCAGCCAGGACATTAACAACCTGCGCACGCGGATCATCAC GCGCAGCTACAGTATTGATAAATCTCCGTGCTCCAGTAACACTCCGTCTCCAGTGTCTCTGAGGAAAGACATCGGCCGCTCCGAGTCGCTGCGCGTTGTGTCCAGCCGCACACACCGAATATTCAGAGCCTCGGACCTGATCCACGGAGAGGTCCTGGGTGCAGGCTGCTTCGGACAGGCCATAAAG gtgACTCACAGAGAGACAGGAGAGGTGATGGTGATGAAGGAACTCATTCGATTCGACGAGGAAACACAGTGGACCTTCCTCAAAGAG GTGAAGGTCATGAGATGTTTGGATCATCCGAACGTACTGAAGTTCATCGGTGTCCTCTACAAAGACAAGCGGCTCAACTTCATCACTGAGTACATCAGAGGAGGAACGCTGAGAGACATCATCAAgaatatg GACAGCGGTTATCCGTGGAAACAGAGAGTCAGTTTTGCTAAGGACATCTCCTCTGGGATG GCGTATCTGCACTCCATGAACATCATCCACCGAGACCTCAACTCACACAACTGCCTGGTCAgagag AATAACAGTGTTGTGGTGGCTGATTTCGGACTGTCCCGACTCATGGTGGAGGACAAGAATCAGGACAAGCTGATGTCAGGACAGATCCCGGGCGTGAGGAAACCTGACAGGAGAAAGAGATACACCGTGGTGGGAAACCCCTACTGGATGGCCCCCGAGATGATCCACG GGAAGAGCTACGATGAGAAGGTGGACATCTTCTCGTTTGGCATCATGCTGTGTGAG ATCATCGGCCGAGTCAACGCCGATCCCGACTGCTTGCCCCGCGCCATGGACTTCGGGCTGAACGTGACAGAGTTTTTGGCGGATCACTGCCCGTCTGACTGCCCGAGCGCTTTCTTCCCCATGGCCGTGCTCTGCTGCGATCTGGACGCTGAGAAACG GCCTGCGTTTGTGAAGCTGGAGTCGTGGCTGGAGAACCTGAAGATGCACCTGGAGATGGGTCTTCACCTGGTGTCCGAGCTGGAGCTCATTCATCAGGACTTCTGCCAGAAACACTCGAGCAGCAAGAGCAGCCTCCACACGCTCCCAGAGTGA
- the LOC113115454 gene encoding LIM domain kinase 1 isoform X5 has product MISDVFYWGFCCLRLWRRDKKVAGEQKYHPECFTCLSCRAFIGDGDTYALVERSKLYCGHCYHQTILTPVTLPNSPCSRIPHTVTLVSIPASTDGKRGFSVSVNQDSSPNGFSPEHTHTVRVSQVDTECISPDVKNSIHVGDRILEINGTPIQNVPLDEIDLLIQETSRLLQLTIEHDPHDHGPSEDQVDRPTPPSEGPSPITPITRPPSQDINNLRTRIITRSYSIDKSPCSSNTPSPVSLRKDIGRSESLRVVSSRTHRIFRASDLIHGEVLGAGCFGQAIKVTHRETGEVMVMKELIRFDEETQWTFLKEVKVMRCLDHPNVLKFIGVLYKDKRLNFITEYIRGGTLRDIIKNMDSGYPWKQRVSFAKDISSGMAYLHSMNIIHRDLNSHNCLVRENNSVVVADFGLSRLMVEDKNQDKLMSGQIPGVRKPDRRKRYTVVGNPYWMAPEMIHGKSYDEKVDIFSFGIMLCEIIGRVNADPDCLPRAMDFGLNVTEFLADHCPSDCPSAFFPMAVLCCDLDAEKRPAFVKLESWLENLKMHLEMGLHLVSELELIHQDFCQKHSSSKSSLHTLPE; this is encoded by the exons ATGATCAGTGATGTGTTTTACTGGGGCTTCTGCTGTCTGAGACTCTGGAGGAGAGACAAGAAG GTCGCCGGAGAACAGAAGTATCACCCAGAATGCTTCACCTGTCTGAGCTGCCGGGCGTTCATCGGTGATGGAGACACGTATGCTCTGGTGGAGCGATCCAAACTCTACTG TGGACACTGTTATCACCAGACGATCCTGACCCCGGTCACCCTGCCTAACTCGCCGTGCTCCAGGATTCCTCACACGGTCACTCTAGTGTCCATTCCAGCCTCCACTGATGGGAAACGAGGCTTTTCTGTGTCCGTCAATCAGGACTCCAGTCCCAACGGCTTCAGccccgaacacacacacactgtcagagtCTCCCA GGTGGACACAGAGTGCATCAGTCCAGACGTCAAGAACTCTATTCATGTTGGCGACCGGATCCTGGAGATCAATGGAACCCCAATCCAGAACGTTCCTCTGGACGAG attgaTCTGCTGATCCAAGAGACCAGTCGTCTGCTGCAGCTGACCATTGAACACGACCCTCATGATCACGGCCCCTCGGAGGACCAGGTGGACAGGCCAACACCCCCATCTGAGGGACCCAGTCCCATCACACCCATCACACGCCCCCCCAGCCAGGACATTAACAACCTGCGCACGCGGATCATCAC GCGCAGCTACAGTATTGATAAATCTCCGTGCTCCAGTAACACTCCGTCTCCAGTGTCTCTGAGGAAAGACATCGGCCGCTCCGAGTCGCTGCGCGTTGTGTCCAGCCGCACACACCGAATATTCAGAGCCTCGGACCTGATCCACGGAGAGGTCCTGGGTGCAGGCTGCTTCGGACAGGCCATAAAG gtgACTCACAGAGAGACAGGAGAGGTGATGGTGATGAAGGAACTCATTCGATTCGACGAGGAAACACAGTGGACCTTCCTCAAAGAG GTGAAGGTCATGAGATGTTTGGATCATCCGAACGTACTGAAGTTCATCGGTGTCCTCTACAAAGACAAGCGGCTCAACTTCATCACTGAGTACATCAGAGGAGGAACGCTGAGAGACATCATCAAgaatatg GACAGCGGTTATCCGTGGAAACAGAGAGTCAGTTTTGCTAAGGACATCTCCTCTGGGATG GCGTATCTGCACTCCATGAACATCATCCACCGAGACCTCAACTCACACAACTGCCTGGTCAgagag AATAACAGTGTTGTGGTGGCTGATTTCGGACTGTCCCGACTCATGGTGGAGGACAAGAATCAGGACAAGCTGATGTCAGGACAGATCCCGGGCGTGAGGAAACCTGACAGGAGAAAGAGATACACCGTGGTGGGAAACCCCTACTGGATGGCCCCCGAGATGATCCACG GGAAGAGCTACGATGAGAAGGTGGACATCTTCTCGTTTGGCATCATGCTGTGTGAG ATCATCGGCCGAGTCAACGCCGATCCCGACTGCTTGCCCCGCGCCATGGACTTCGGGCTGAACGTGACAGAGTTTTTGGCGGATCACTGCCCGTCTGACTGCCCGAGCGCTTTCTTCCCCATGGCCGTGCTCTGCTGCGATCTGGACGCTGAGAAACG GCCTGCGTTTGTGAAGCTGGAGTCGTGGCTGGAGAACCTGAAGATGCACCTGGAGATGGGTCTTCACCTGGTGTCCGAGCTGGAGCTCATTCATCAGGACTTCTGCCAGAAACACTCGAGCAGCAAGAGCAGCCTCCACACGCTCCCAGAGTGA